A window of the Streptomyces luomodiensis genome harbors these coding sequences:
- a CDS encoding bifunctional 4-hydroxy-2-oxoglutarate aldolase/2-dehydro-3-deoxy-phosphogluconate aldolase, whose protein sequence is MYRWEITRAALRQRVLAIVRSDSYDHAHATADSLLSAGITSLEISLTTPFALEAVTTLIREVGDDAVIGAGTVLDAASARMAVDAGARFLVSPSLDPEVIRTGHRYGLPVFPGVATPTEAVRAMELGADALKLFPASAYGPRWVSDVRAALPQAAVIPTGGVTLAEAPDWVAAGAVACGMGSALSEGDRDTVVKRAAELLARLADVAPPLDSAPEPY, encoded by the coding sequence GTGTACCGCTGGGAGATCACCCGGGCCGCGCTCAGACAGCGCGTCCTCGCCATCGTCCGCAGCGACAGCTACGACCACGCCCACGCCACGGCGGACAGTCTGCTCTCCGCCGGCATCACCAGCCTGGAGATCTCGCTGACCACCCCGTTCGCGCTGGAGGCGGTCACCACACTGATCCGGGAGGTCGGCGACGACGCGGTGATCGGCGCGGGCACGGTGCTCGACGCCGCCTCCGCCCGGATGGCGGTGGACGCCGGGGCCCGCTTCCTCGTCTCGCCGAGCCTGGACCCCGAGGTCATCCGCACCGGCCACCGCTACGGACTGCCGGTCTTCCCCGGCGTGGCCACGCCCACCGAGGCGGTGCGCGCGATGGAGCTGGGCGCGGACGCCCTGAAGCTCTTCCCCGCCTCCGCGTACGGGCCCAGGTGGGTCAGCGACGTACGGGCCGCGCTGCCGCAGGCCGCCGTGATCCCCACGGGCGGGGTGACCCTGGCCGAGGCCCCGGACTGGGTCGCGGCCGGGGCCGTCGCCTGCGGGATGGGCTCGGCGCTGTCCGAGGGCGACCGGGACACCGTGGTCAAGCGCGCCGCCGAGCTGCTGGCCCGCCTCGCGGATGTGGCACCGCCGCTGGACTCGGCGCCCGAGCCGTACTGA
- a CDS encoding sugar kinase, translated as MANGPEVVTCGEAMLLLLAEPGVPLDRAVHFRRSVAGAESNVAVGLARLGHGVRWLGRVGADPAGEAVLRELRADRVDVAHAIVDDHAPTGLLMRDSHPHRAIDVQYYRTGSAASRLTPEQIRPEALEGARLLHLSGITPMLSPTAAAASRRLVELARAAGAKVSFDPNVRHKLGGAAQWAQTAGPLLRDADIVFAGEDELELLTAQSADEAAKELVRGGAGEVVVKRADHSATVLTADGRWDQPPHAVPVVDPIGAGDGFAAGYLSARLRGLHEDQALAEAACVAALVVQAATDTDGLPTAAARDRALAELSEGGDPVYR; from the coding sequence ATGGCGAACGGTCCGGAAGTGGTCACGTGCGGGGAGGCCATGCTTCTCCTGCTCGCCGAGCCCGGGGTTCCGCTGGACCGGGCCGTGCATTTCCGCCGGTCGGTGGCGGGAGCCGAGTCCAATGTGGCCGTGGGTCTCGCCCGGCTCGGGCACGGTGTGCGCTGGCTGGGCCGGGTCGGTGCCGACCCGGCGGGCGAGGCGGTGCTGCGCGAGCTGCGTGCCGACCGCGTGGACGTCGCCCACGCGATCGTGGACGACCACGCCCCCACCGGGCTGCTGATGCGGGACAGCCACCCGCACCGCGCCATCGATGTGCAGTACTACCGCACGGGCTCGGCCGCCTCCCGGCTGACACCCGAGCAGATACGCCCCGAGGCCCTCGAAGGCGCCCGGCTGCTGCATCTGTCCGGGATCACGCCGATGCTCTCGCCGACCGCGGCGGCCGCCAGCCGGCGCCTGGTGGAGCTGGCCCGTGCGGCCGGGGCCAAGGTGTCCTTCGATCCGAACGTACGGCACAAGCTGGGCGGCGCGGCGCAATGGGCCCAGACGGCGGGCCCGTTGCTGCGCGACGCGGACATCGTCTTCGCGGGCGAGGACGAGTTGGAGCTGCTGACCGCCCAATCCGCCGACGAGGCGGCGAAGGAGCTGGTGCGCGGCGGGGCCGGCGAGGTCGTGGTCAAGCGCGCCGACCACTCCGCCACCGTCCTCACCGCGGACGGCCGCTGGGACCAGCCGCCGCACGCGGTGCCGGTCGTCGACCCGATCGGGGCCGGTGACGGCTTCGCGGCCGGCTATCTTTCGGCGCGTCTGCGCGGACTGCACGAGGACCAGGCGCTCGCCGAGGCGGCGTGCGTGGCCGCCCTGGTGGTCCAGGCCGCCACCGATACGGACGGGCTGCCCACCGCCGCCGCGCGGGACCGGGCGCTCGCCGAGCTGTCCGAGGGCGGGGACCCGGTGTACCGCTGA
- a CDS encoding transporter substrate-binding domain-containing protein → MRRTVTLSALAAVLAATAAGSALAVGSTAEPESKRAAAADRAQRGGTLLDRVPRRGVLRVCTTGDYRPFSHRDPESGAYTGIDIKMAGDLAKSLDAKPSFVPTTWADLVDDLAAGRCDVGMGGVSVTLARARKAAFSEPYLTDGKTPIVRCEDKDTYQTLEDIDRPGVRVVVNPGGTNEQFARAHVKQATLTVHPDNTTIFDEIIAGRADVMMTDASETRYQSAIHPELCAVHPDEPFSFSEKAYVLPRGDTQFKEYVDQWVHLATHDGTYQKYEDEWMKR, encoded by the coding sequence GTGAGACGTACCGTCACGCTGTCCGCCCTCGCCGCCGTGCTCGCCGCCACCGCCGCCGGTTCGGCGCTGGCCGTCGGCTCCACGGCGGAGCCGGAGTCGAAGCGGGCCGCCGCCGCCGACCGCGCGCAGCGGGGCGGCACCTTGCTCGACCGGGTGCCCCGGCGCGGGGTTCTGCGGGTGTGCACCACGGGCGACTACCGGCCCTTCAGCCACCGCGATCCCGAGTCCGGCGCCTACACCGGCATCGACATCAAGATGGCCGGGGACCTGGCCAAGAGCCTGGACGCCAAACCGTCGTTCGTGCCCACCACCTGGGCCGACCTGGTGGACGACCTGGCCGCCGGGCGGTGCGACGTGGGCATGGGCGGCGTGTCGGTGACCCTGGCCCGTGCCCGCAAGGCGGCTTTCAGCGAGCCGTATCTCACCGATGGCAAGACGCCGATCGTGCGCTGCGAGGACAAGGACACCTACCAGACGCTGGAGGACATCGACCGGCCGGGCGTGCGGGTGGTGGTCAACCCGGGCGGCACCAATGAGCAGTTCGCCCGCGCCCATGTCAAACAGGCCACTCTGACCGTCCATCCGGACAACACCACGATCTTCGACGAGATCATCGCGGGCCGCGCCGATGTGATGATGACGGACGCCAGCGAGACCCGCTACCAGTCCGCGATCCACCCGGAGCTGTGCGCGGTCCACCCCGACGAGCCGTTCTCCTTCTCCGAGAAGGCGTACGTCCTGCCGCGCGGCGACACGCAGTTCAAGGAGTACGTCGACCAGTGGGTCCACCTGGCCACGCACGAC